The sequence GTCTCGCCTCTTTGGAGAGGTACTGAATTGGCAAAGCCGACTCAATCAAAAATCGCTGTTCCATGACTTTTATCCTCCTTTTGCTGATGATTGCGCCCAGCCTAACCCCGTTGGTTGTGGTTCAAGCCCGAGTTATTGACCTCTCAATTATTGACTCGAATTGAATGAGGAAGGTCAATAATTTTCTCAGACGGGTCAATAACTCTCTTTCGTAAAGAATACCGCCTGCCGCGTTTTTCTCCGTGGGGCTTCAACCACCCTAGTGCAACAAGTCGTTGGGCGATTTTTCGAGCCTTAATGAGCGATACTCCAAGAGCCTGGCGAATGTCCTCGTTTTTGACAAACCCTTTCTTGTGCAAGATCGGTTCCAGCGCCACTAACTCCGGAGGCTTTTCCACAGGCGTTTTGGACGGCTCCTCCACCACTGCATAGATACGACCTTTCGGCCTGGTGAGGCGAACAATGCCTTTACGCATGAGTTCCTTGATGTCGCGGGCAGCGGTGTAGATGTCTACGCCCACGAGTTTTTGATAGGCCCTGCTGGTAAATCGGCCGCCGTGCTCATGGGCATAAGCCAGAAGCCGAAGTTGATTACGACTCAGGGCTTGACCTTCAAATCGTTTTAGCCATCCTACGGTCTGGGGGCTGAAAATCGGTGTGCTTTGCAGGATGACGACGAATCGGCCGCCCTCCAATCGGAACTCGGGCGGCTGCAGCCATTCCTGTTGCATTACTTCAAACATGCGGGGAATCCCCTCGCCCAATTCTCGCATGTAGCCGAACTCCGTTAGCACTCTGACGACGCGCGGGTTGCGGGAGGCATGAACCCGATTCCGTTTGAGTAGCTGTTCCAGTGTGACGGGTTCAACTAACTCTCCCGGGCTCGAAATTTCCATTCGGTCGTCAAAGAGATGGACTTCAATTTGTGCGCCCTCGATGCCGTAATCGCGGTGGGCAACGGCGTTGACGATGGCTTCCTGCCATGCGAATTCGGGATAGGCTAACCTTTCCTCAAAGAATAGGTCCACGAGATGTTGACGCTCGGGTATGTGCTGACGGATTTGTGCGTGAGCATTTTCAATGAGGCGAACGAGCGGCATTCCCTCTATCCGAAAGCGCTTCTCAATGTTCAACTCGGCGCCCGTTCGTCTTTCGGTGCCTCGCCAGCGAATAAATTCGATCCCACAGCGAGGGTGCCAGCGAGAAGGGTCTTTCCCGAACAGGAGCAAAGCAGCCAATGTCAAGCGAAGTTGCCCATTAACCCTTTCAGCCAGCCGGTAGTGAACAAGGGTATCCTCAGGTGACAGGTTCACCTTCCCTCGCTGTGCCAGCTCCTCCACTAAGGGAAGGTCTAGATCGTTAAGAGTGGCATTCGCAACAAATTGGATTTCTCTTGCTCGCTGTAAGCGAGAAGCT comes from Blastocatellia bacterium and encodes:
- a CDS encoding ATP-binding protein → MSSRWDWLREQPEGQFLERKSCYDRSTGQLKPRSFKDSLRDVAETLVAMANADGGTVVLGLEDDGTDAGVPSRYDLSTASQQVRGLIQPRLSFCPREITLEGQRVWVFETDWSAQVHQLTDGRYLLRIGAQNLPFSAKDIDAMKASRLQRAREIQFVANATLNDLDLPLVEELAQRGKVNLSPEDTLVHYRLAERVNGQLRLTLAALLLFGKDPSRWHPRCGIEFIRWRGTERRTGAELNIEKRFRIEGMPLVRLIENAHAQIRQHIPERQHLVDLFFEERLAYPEFAWQEAIVNAVAHRDYGIEGAQIEVHLFDDRMEISSPGELVEPVTLEQLLKRNRVHASRNPRVVRVLTEFGYMRELGEGIPRMFEVMQQEWLQPPEFRLEGGRFVVILQSTPIFSPQTVGWLKRFEGQALSRNQLRLLAYAHEHGGRFTSRAYQKLVGVDIYTAARDIKELMRKGIVRLTRPKGRIYAVVEEPSKTPVEKPPELVALEPILHKKGFVKNEDIRQALGVSLIKARKIAQRLVALGWLKPHGEKRGRRYSLRKRVIDPSEKIIDLPHSIRVNN